Part of the Micromonospora inyonensis genome, GCGCGCTCACCGACGCGCTGCCGTCGGGCAGCTACCTGGCGATCACCCACCCGACGCCGGACTTCAACCCGGAGGCGGTCGACGCGGCGGTGGCCGCCGCGACCGGCAACGGGATGACCCTGGTACCGCGTACCCGGGCCGAGGTCGCGCGGTTCTTCGACGGATGGGACCTGATCGAACCGGGCATCGTGCCGGTGCCGGCGTGGCGGCCCGACGGGGCGGCACCGACCGATCCCGAGGCGGTCTACTACTGGGCCGGGGTCGCCCGCAAGCCCTGACCGTCCACTCGACGCGCGCCCACCGGCAGGTGGGACGGCGGTCACACGAAACTACGTTGCAGTCTCTGCAAATTTGCTCGTACCGTCTTCGCCGTGACCATCACGGAGGGGCGTCGTGACCGTCGGAAACGACAGACCCGGGCGACGCTGAGCCTGACCGCGTTGCGCATGGTCGCCGAGCACGGCCTCGACCACGTCACCGTCGACGAGATCAGCGAGGCCGCCGGCGTCTCGCCGCGCACCTTCTTCAACTACTTCACCTGCAAGGACGCGGCGGTCATCGGCGACGTGATGGTCGACGAGGAACGGCTCGTGGCGCGGCTGACCGCCGTCCCCACCGACCTGCCGGTGGTGGCGGTCCTGCGGACCGCCTTCGCCGAGCTGGTCGAGGACGTCCAGGCCGACCGGGACCTGTGGTGCCTGCGCATGCAGGTCGTCGAACGGAACCCGGCGCTGCTGTCCCGCCTGGTCACCATCGGGGTGCGGAACGAGCGGACGATCGCCGCGGCGATCGCCGCCCGGCTCGGCCTTCCCGACGACCATCCCTACCCGTCGCTCGTCGCCGCCGTCACCGGGGCCGCCCTGCGGGCCTGCCTGGGCCAGTGGGCCCGTGGCGACGGCGCACGTCCCCTCACCACCCTCGTCGACGAGGCGTTCGCCGCCCTCGCCGCCGGCCTTCCGGAACCGCGCCGCCCGTGACCCACCGCTTCCCCCGGCGTTGTCCGACCCGGGGAGACTCTCCCGCAACCAGAGTGAGGAAAACTCCATGACCGCTTCCGCCCCGCCAGCCGGCGTCGCCGACGCCGTCGCCGGGCGCATGTCCCGCCGTGAGGTGCTCCAGGCTCTCTCCGGCCTGATGGTCGGCCTCTTCGTGTCGATCCTCGCTTCCACGGTCGTGGCCAACGCGCTGCCCCGGATCATCGCGGATCTCCACGGCAGCCAGACGGTCTACACCTGGATCGTCACCACCGAGCTGCTCGCCATGACGGCGACCGTGCCGCTGTGGGGCAAGATGGCCGACCTGTACAGCCGCAAGCTTTTGATCCAGCTCTCGCTGGGGCTGTTCGTGGCGGGCTCGCTGATCGCCGGCCTCACCCCGAACGTGGAGATCCTGCTGGTCAGCCGGATCGTCCAGGGCGTCGGCGCTGGTGGGATGACGGCGCTGGCCACCATCGTCATGGCGGCGATGATCCCGCCCCGGGAGATGGGCCGCTACGCCGGCATCTTCGGCGCGGTCTTCGGCGTCGGCACCATCGCGGGCCCGCTGATCGGTGGCGTGCTGGTGGACACCTCCTGGCTGGGCTGGCGCTGGTGCTTCCTGATCGGGGTGCCGTTCAGCATCCTGTCGATCGTCCTGCTCCAGCGGACGCTGCACCTGCCGGTGGTCCGGCGTGCGGTCCGCATCGACTGGGCCGGCGCGTTCCTGATCACCACCGGTGTCTCCACGTTGCTGGTCTGGTCCTCGCTGGCCGGTCACAAGTTCGCCTGGGCGTCCGGCTGGACCGCGCTGATGGTGATCAGCGGGCTGGTGCTGCTCGCGGTGGCGGTCTGGGTGGAGTCCCGGGCCGCCGAGCCGATCATCCCGCTGGACCTCTTCCGCAACCGGACCGTCGCGCTCACCACCGTGGCGAGCGTGCTGGTCGGTGTGGCGATGTTCGGCGGCACGGTCTTCCTGTCGCAGTACTTCCAGATCTCGCTGGGCAAGTCCCCGACGGTCGCGGGTCTGATGAGTCTGCCGATGATCTTCGGTCTGCTGGTGTCGTCGACGGTGGCCGGGCAGCTCATCACCAAGTACGGCCGGTGGAAGGGTTATCTGGTGGGTGGGGGCGTCACGATGACCATCGGGATGCTGCTGCTCGGCACCATCGACGCGCACACCAACATCCTGCTGCTGTCGGTCTTCATGGCGGTGCTCGGCATCGGGGTCGGCATGCTCATGCAGAACCTGGTGCTGGCCGCGCAGAACGACGTGCCCGCGCACGAACTCGGTGCCGCCACCTCCGCGCTGACCTTCTTCCGCAGCATGGGCGGGGCGATCGGGGTGAGCGCCCTCGGCGCCGTCCTGGCGAACCGGATCACCACGCTGATGACCGAGAAGCTCGGCCCGCTCGCCGCTGGTGGCGCCGACGGCGGGGGCCAGGAGGTGCCGGACATGTCCGCCCTACCGGGCCCGGTCCGGCAGATCGTGCAGGAGGTCTACGGCACCGCCACCGCCGAGCTGTTCCTGGTCGGTGCGCCGATCGCGCTGCTCGCGCTGGTCGCCGTGCTGTTCATCAAGGAGAAGCCGCTGCACAACCTCAGCGGTGACGAGCGGCGCGTCCAGGAGGAGGCGGCCGGGCTCAAGTCCGTGCACTGACCGGAATACCGCCCGACGGGCGGTCAGCGTGCTGGCCGCCCGTCGCCCCGACGGCCGTCGCGCAGCCGCCGGGGCGACCCAGCACCCCCGGCGCCCAGGACGGCCCGGTCGGCGGCGGCGGTGCCGGAGGACCAGCCCTCGGCGTCCCGGACGGTCAGCCGGCCCCGGGTGACGCCGGGGAAGAGCGCCTCCGCCCGCTGCCGGACCGCGTCGGAGCGGCTGGCCAGCACCGGCAGCAGGCGGTCACCGCCGTCGGCCCGCGCCGCCTCCCGGCTGGTGCGTTCGGTGGCCGCCCGCAGCCGTTCCCCGATCCGCAGCGCGTACGCGTGGAGGAACGACTCGTCGTACTCCCGGGTGCGCCGGCTGCTCGTCGCCCGCCGCTCGGCCCGGCCGCGCAGCATCGCCGAGGTCGCCTGCACCAGCAGCGAGGTGTAGAGCACCTCCACCGCGTCGAGGTCGGCCGGGAAGCCCAGCACGGTGCTGAAGCCGAGGTCGTCGGACCAGACCGCCTCGCACCGGTTCGCCCCCGCCACCTCCTGCACCAGCAGCGCCTTCGCCCCCGCGTACGGCGGGTCGGTGCCGAGCCGGACACCGCCCGGCTGGTCGGCCGGCCCGGTGTCCAGCAGCACCCGGTCGATGCTGTGCCGGGCCATCAGCTCCTGGGCCTTCGCGGTCAGCGCCTCCGCCTCGGCCGGGAAGCCGGTCGACTCCGCCTTGGCCAGCAGGGCACGGACCCGGTCGAGCATCCGCGACCCGCTGGGCCCCGGCCCGGCGGTGACCTGGCCCGCGCCGGGCGGCGGGCGCAGCACCGCGACCGGCGGCAGCCCGTCGAGCACCGCCAGCACCTCGATCGTCTCGCGCAGCGCGGTCACCCGGTCCAGTCGCTCCCGAACGGCCCAGGCGGCCAGGTGGCGTGCATCGTCGTCCCACCACACCCGGGCGTCCAGGGCGGTGAGCTGCTCGTCCCACCAGGCCGGCACGCCCGCCTGGCCGCGCCGGTCGGCGGCGAGGATGTCGGTCAGCAGCCGGGCCGGTCGGGCGCCCGCGCGTCGGGCCACGATCCGGGCCACGTCGACCGGCTGCCATCCCCGGGGCCAGAGCCGCCCCACGGCCCGTACCAACCGGGCGACGAGGGCCGCGTCCACCACCGCCGGATCGCCCACCACCAGCCGGTCGAGCTGCCGCTCCGCGAGGCGTACGTCGGTGCCCCGCGCCGCCGCGAGCACGTCGCCGATCAGCGCGTCGACGTCCGACACCGTGGGCTCCCTCTGACCGTTCACGGCCCTCTCGATCGGGTACGGCCAAGGCCGGCCGCCCCCGGACACGCTACTGTCACCCTCCGGTGGCACCGTTGCCCGGGTCGGACGACTCCCCGGTGGCGAGGTGGTCGCGGGCCGCGGTCGCCGGCGGGCAGTCCGGAATCCGGCACACCGGGCAGCGGCCGTCAGGGCCCGGCCGGTGGTCGCGGAGGATCCGGCGGGCGGTGAGGACGAGCCGGTTGCGGAGCTGGGCGGGGGACAGGGCGGGCCAGGTCACCGGGTCAGGCCGATCGCCACCGCGAGGTGCGCGACGCCGGCCGCCGCCGGCCCGCCCCGGTACGCCTCGGCGATCACCGTCCGGGCTGTCGGCCGGCAGCGGACCTCGGCCGGCGCGGTGCGGTCCGCGTCCACCAGCAGGCGTCCTGCCCCGACCTGGTCGCCGAGCTGAAGGTACGCGCGGGCGACGTCGATCAGGTGCGCGGCCCGGTACTCGGCGGGCAGCCGTCGCCACGACTCCCGTCCGGTGACCGTCGCGTGGCGGCGCAGGGCGTCCCCGGCATCACCCAGCTCGACCGCCGCCACCACCCGGGCCAGCTCGACCACGGTGGTCCCGAAGCTGGTCTGGTGGTGCTCGGGTCCGTCCCCGACCCGGTCGGCGAGGTCGGCGGCGTGGTCGACCAGTTCGGCGACGCCGCAGGTGTCGCCACAGCCGGCAGCGGCGAGGGCTGCCTGGAGCAGCAGCGTTCCGCACACGGTCAACTCACCGGGCGGTCCCTCCCGGGGCCCGCCCGGGACGATCCGGTGGGCGGCGGCGATGGTGGTGGTCATCGCCAACCGCCCTCGGCCGAGCGCACGTAGCGCCTGGCCGAGCGGCACCGCCGCCGTCGCTGCCAGCACGGGGTCGTCGGCGGCGACCCCCACAGCCCGGTCGGCGGCCAGCCAGGCAAGGCCGGCGTCACCGAGCTTCACCAGGACCGACGAGGTGATCCGGTACGCCTGCACCAGCAGCGCCGTGCCCTCGTCCGGACGACGGGTGTGGAAGCGTCGGGTGCTGTCGAGCAGGTCGGGCAACATCCGCACCAGCTGCGGATAGTGGGCGTGCCGGTAGGCCAGCCAGGCATGTCCGACCAGGCGTGCCACCTCGTCCGCCGGTGGCACCGGCCGGGGCTCGACACCCGTGCGGAACACGTCGTGGCGGGCCAGCGCCGCCCGGACGGCCTCCACCCCGTCGACCAGACCGGTCGTGGCCACCGGTGGCGGGGCGTCGTGGCCGAGCAGCACCACCGGATCGATCCGGAGCACCTCGGCGATCTCCTCGATCACCGACAACCTGTCCAACGCACGGACCCCCCGCTCGACCTTGTCCGCCCAGCTCTTGGACTTGCCGAGCCGGTCGGCGAAGACCTGTTGGGACATGCGTCGCCGCACCCGCCACTGCGCCACGCGACGCCCGATCGGCGGCTCACCCACGCCCACGTCGCCACCGCCGGTCGGGCACCGCCCGCGTGGTCTCCTCGACCGGTATCCGCTCCGCGTCGGCCTGTGCCAGGAGCCGGTGCTTCGCCGCCTCCCGTTCGGCCCGCTCGACCTGCTCGCCCCGGCTCTGCTCCGGATCGCGCCGCGTACCGTCCATCCGCAACCTTTCGGAAGGGGCGCGGCGACGGGTTCCTGCGGGGATCGAGACCGCCGCGCCAGTGGAGAGCGCGGCCAGCCCGCCGGTGTCGATGCGTCGTGCCGTCACGCCCGTGGCCAGGACGCTACGGAGCACACCGGTACCCGCTGGAACAGTTACGCACCACTACCGTGCGGCTACCCAGAGGTGATGCTCATGCGTTCGCAGAGCCCCCGCAGCTCTGATGAGGTCGCGCCCCTGCGGAGCAGCGATCGCACGGTCTCTCGGGCCGAGGTCGACGAGCGGGTGTGCTGCGGGCCGACCCGCTCCGCAGCGAGGAGCATCCGCACGGCGTCCCTGTCTCGGCCGGTCCCTTCGGCCGCGCGGCTCATGTCGAGCCAGAAGTACACCTGTCGTACTGCCGGCAGCCCGGTCACGTCCACGCCCGCCGCTGTCCCCATTGCCGCCTCGGGACGACCGGTGTCGAGCTGATACGCCATTCGCCACAGGGCCACGTTCCGTGGCCCCCAGGCGAGGTCCCAGCCGGTGGTTTCGCCGGTGTGCGCGGCGATCCGGGCGGCCTCGGCCAGGTGGTCCTCAGCCCGCGCATGGTCCCGCAGGCCGGCGAGGTGGTGGGCGCGCGCGAGGTGAAGGAAGCCGAGCACCTCCAGGGTACTGTCCGCTCCGCTGCCCTGGAGGTCGGCGCCTGCCGCGTCGCAAAGGGCGCGCGCCGGACCGTACGCACCGGAGTAGGCGGACACTCGCGCCCGGTTGGCGGCAGCCACCCCCGCTGCCACCGGGTCGTCCAGCAGCCACGCTGCCTCCGCGCAGCGCTCCGCCGCGAGCCAGGCATGTGCGGGGTAGCCGACGTTGAGCAGGGAGCCCATCGCCACCCCGTACACCGGCACCATCTCCACCAGCGCCGTGCGCCGGTCGGTCAGGCCGTGCAGTGCCGGCACCAGGTCCACGAGCCGACGCAGGACACCGGCGTAGTCACACCGGCCGT contains:
- a CDS encoding MDR family MFS transporter, which encodes MTASAPPAGVADAVAGRMSRREVLQALSGLMVGLFVSILASTVVANALPRIIADLHGSQTVYTWIVTTELLAMTATVPLWGKMADLYSRKLLIQLSLGLFVAGSLIAGLTPNVEILLVSRIVQGVGAGGMTALATIVMAAMIPPREMGRYAGIFGAVFGVGTIAGPLIGGVLVDTSWLGWRWCFLIGVPFSILSIVLLQRTLHLPVVRRAVRIDWAGAFLITTGVSTLLVWSSLAGHKFAWASGWTALMVISGLVLLAVAVWVESRAAEPIIPLDLFRNRTVALTTVASVLVGVAMFGGTVFLSQYFQISLGKSPTVAGLMSLPMIFGLLVSSTVAGQLITKYGRWKGYLVGGGVTMTIGMLLLGTIDAHTNILLLSVFMAVLGIGVGMLMQNLVLAAQNDVPAHELGAATSALTFFRSMGGAIGVSALGAVLANRITTLMTEKLGPLAAGGADGGGQEVPDMSALPGPVRQIVQEVYGTATAELFLVGAPIALLALVAVLFIKEKPLHNLSGDERRVQEEAAGLKSVH
- a CDS encoding helix-turn-helix domain-containing protein, with the protein product MGDRIRARRELRGWSIRHAASRAGISHTSWSRIERGQQRTDRYMVVDLAAALECSVFDLTGQAYTPADRQLDAARIDAERVWRIMMDTPMTTPPGAGVTVEQIRRETTLVRDLYGRCDYAGVLRRLVDLVPALHGLTDRRTALVEMVPVYGVAMGSLLNVGYPAHAWLAAERCAEAAWLLDDPVAAGVAAANRARVSAYSGAYGPARALCDAAGADLQGSGADSTLEVLGFLHLARAHHLAGLRDHARAEDHLAEAARIAAHTGETTGWDLAWGPRNVALWRMAYQLDTGRPEAAMGTAAGVDVTGLPAVRQVYFWLDMSRAAEGTGRDRDAVRMLLAAERVGPQHTRSSTSARETVRSLLRRGATSSELRGLCERMSITSG
- a CDS encoding helix-turn-helix domain-containing protein, which encodes MGVGEPPIGRRVAQWRVRRRMSQQVFADRLGKSKSWADKVERGVRALDRLSVIEEIAEVLRIDPVVLLGHDAPPPVATTGLVDGVEAVRAALARHDVFRTGVEPRPVPPADEVARLVGHAWLAYRHAHYPQLVRMLPDLLDSTRRFHTRRPDEGTALLVQAYRITSSVLVKLGDAGLAWLAADRAVGVAADDPVLAATAAVPLGQALRALGRGRLAMTTTIAAAHRIVPGGPREGPPGELTVCGTLLLQAALAAAGCGDTCGVAELVDHAADLADRVGDGPEHHQTSFGTTVVELARVVAAVELGDAGDALRRHATVTGRESWRRLPAEYRAAHLIDVARAYLQLGDQVGAGRLLVDADRTAPAEVRCRPTARTVIAEAYRGGPAAAGVAHLAVAIGLTR
- a CDS encoding DUF2786 domain-containing protein gives rise to the protein MSDVDALIGDVLAAARGTDVRLAERQLDRLVVGDPAVVDAALVARLVRAVGRLWPRGWQPVDVARIVARRAGARPARLLTDILAADRRGQAGVPAWWDEQLTALDARVWWDDDARHLAAWAVRERLDRVTALRETIEVLAVLDGLPPVAVLRPPPGAGQVTAGPGPSGSRMLDRVRALLAKAESTGFPAEAEALTAKAQELMARHSIDRVLLDTGPADQPGGVRLGTDPPYAGAKALLVQEVAGANRCEAVWSDDLGFSTVLGFPADLDAVEVLYTSLLVQATSAMLRGRAERRATSSRRTREYDESFLHAYALRIGERLRAATERTSREAARADGGDRLLPVLASRSDAVRQRAEALFPGVTRGRLTVRDAEGWSSGTAAADRAVLGAGGAGSPRRLRDGRRGDGRPAR
- a CDS encoding TetR family transcriptional regulator — translated: MTITEGRRDRRKRQTRATLSLTALRMVAEHGLDHVTVDEISEAAGVSPRTFFNYFTCKDAAVIGDVMVDEERLVARLTAVPTDLPVVAVLRTAFAELVEDVQADRDLWCLRMQVVERNPALLSRLVTIGVRNERTIAAAIAARLGLPDDHPYPSLVAAVTGAALRACLGQWARGDGARPLTTLVDEAFAALAAGLPEPRRP